In one window of Micromonospora cathayae DNA:
- a CDS encoding FAD-binding oxidoreductase: MVEKTPTVERDAVPVAQLRATVKGEVLEPGDAGYDQARTVYLGGMDQRPPVIVKPVDAAGVAQVIAVAREHDVPLTVKGGGHSIFCLSDEGIVLDVSSLKDLEIDVEARTAWAGAGLTAGEYATATAEHDLVTGFGDTDSVSLGGITVGGGIGYLVRKHGLSVDSLLAAEVVTADGELRRVDADNEPDLFWAIRGGGGNFGVLTRLKFRLHPLGNILGGMLFLPGTPEVVAGFVELAKQAPEELSSIVNIVPCPPMPFVPEDKHGQPIVMAMMVYAGDGEAAEQAIAPFRALATPYADMIESMPYPGVYPPEEEDYHPVAAARNLFVDDIDLETATMILDRIKASTATMPAVQIRVLGGALSRVPADETAFAHRHRGIMINIAAMYEDPAQAEEQTRWADEFTAALAKGVPGVYVNFLADDSKARIHEAYPEATWDRLRSIKATYDPANVFRHNNNIPPADQS, translated from the coding sequence ATGGTGGAGAAGACCCCCACGGTCGAGCGGGACGCCGTGCCGGTCGCCCAGCTGCGCGCCACCGTCAAGGGCGAGGTGCTCGAGCCCGGTGACGCCGGCTACGACCAGGCCCGCACCGTCTACCTGGGCGGGATGGACCAGCGCCCGCCGGTGATCGTCAAGCCGGTCGACGCCGCCGGCGTCGCGCAGGTCATCGCGGTGGCCCGGGAACACGACGTCCCGCTGACGGTCAAGGGCGGCGGGCACAGCATCTTCTGTCTCAGCGACGAGGGCATCGTGCTCGACGTGTCGTCGCTGAAGGACCTGGAGATCGACGTCGAGGCGCGTACCGCCTGGGCCGGCGCGGGCCTGACCGCCGGCGAGTACGCCACCGCCACCGCCGAGCACGACCTGGTCACCGGTTTCGGGGACACCGACAGCGTCAGCCTCGGCGGCATCACCGTCGGCGGCGGCATCGGCTACCTGGTCCGCAAGCACGGCCTCAGCGTCGACAGCCTCCTGGCCGCCGAGGTGGTCACCGCCGACGGCGAGCTGCGCCGGGTCGACGCCGACAACGAGCCCGACCTGTTCTGGGCGATCCGGGGCGGCGGCGGCAACTTCGGCGTGCTGACCCGGCTGAAGTTCCGCCTGCACCCGCTGGGCAACATCCTCGGCGGCATGCTGTTCCTGCCGGGCACCCCGGAGGTCGTCGCCGGCTTCGTCGAGCTGGCCAAGCAGGCCCCCGAGGAGCTGTCCAGCATCGTCAACATCGTGCCCTGCCCGCCGATGCCGTTCGTGCCGGAGGACAAGCACGGCCAGCCGATCGTCATGGCCATGATGGTCTACGCGGGCGACGGCGAGGCGGCCGAGCAGGCCATCGCCCCGTTCCGGGCGCTGGCCACCCCGTACGCCGACATGATCGAGTCCATGCCGTACCCGGGCGTCTACCCGCCCGAGGAGGAGGACTACCACCCGGTCGCCGCCGCCCGGAACCTCTTCGTGGACGACATCGACCTGGAGACCGCCACGATGATCCTGGACCGGATCAAGGCGTCCACGGCGACCATGCCGGCGGTGCAGATCCGGGTGCTCGGCGGCGCGCTTTCCCGGGTGCCCGCCGACGAGACCGCGTTCGCGCACCGGCACCGCGGCATCATGATCAACATCGCCGCGATGTACGAGGACCCGGCCCAGGCCGAGGAGCAGACCCGCTGGGCCGACGAGTTCACCGCCGCGCTGGCGAAGGGCGTGCCGGGCGTGTACGTCAACTTCCTGGCCGACGACAGCAAGGCCCGCATCCACGAGGCGTACCCGGAAGCCACCTGGGACCGCCTGCGGTCGATCAAGGCGACCTACGACCCGGCCAACGTGTTCCGGCACAACAACAACATCCCGCCGGCCGACCAGAGCTGA
- a CDS encoding RNA polymerase sigma factor: MLAATVRVARDLDLAEECVQEAYVAALSAWADGLPDNPGAWLTATARRKVLDAIRREQRFRSKMHLLVEPDVTETEEPEEHVFRDDRLRLVFTCCHPALAKEAQIALTLRLICGMSTADISRMFLVSETTMAARVTRAKKKIMAARIPYRVPPPEELPDRLDAVLTVIYLLYTTGHTAPSGGQLVREDLVDAAMHLARMLVELMPDEREVRGLLALMLVTDARRLTRTDAEGRLLLLEEQDRSLWDLAAIEEGCRLVAEALRGGSPGRFTVQAAIAAEYVRAPTFAETDWERILAFYNYLLTLWPSPVVALNRAVALAMRSGPAAGLGEVERLESTGQLAGYRYLAATKADLLRRVGRHAEAVSTYQKAVQLADNDAERAFLVARMAESARH, from the coding sequence GTGCTCGCCGCGACGGTGCGCGTCGCGCGCGACCTCGACCTCGCCGAGGAGTGCGTCCAGGAGGCATACGTGGCGGCCCTCAGTGCCTGGGCCGACGGCCTGCCGGACAATCCCGGCGCCTGGCTGACGGCGACCGCACGACGCAAGGTGCTCGACGCGATCCGGCGCGAGCAACGCTTCAGGTCCAAGATGCACCTGCTCGTGGAGCCCGACGTGACCGAGACGGAGGAGCCCGAGGAGCACGTGTTCCGCGACGACCGGCTACGGCTGGTCTTCACGTGCTGCCACCCGGCGCTGGCCAAGGAAGCCCAGATCGCGCTGACGCTGCGCCTGATCTGCGGCATGAGCACCGCCGACATCTCCCGGATGTTCCTGGTCTCGGAGACCACGATGGCGGCCCGGGTCACCCGGGCCAAGAAGAAGATCATGGCGGCCCGGATCCCGTACCGGGTGCCGCCGCCCGAGGAACTGCCGGACCGGCTGGACGCCGTGCTCACGGTGATCTACCTGCTCTACACCACCGGACACACCGCCCCGTCCGGCGGGCAGCTGGTGCGGGAGGATCTCGTCGACGCCGCGATGCACCTCGCCCGGATGCTCGTGGAGCTGATGCCCGACGAGCGGGAGGTCCGCGGGCTGCTGGCGTTGATGCTGGTCACCGACGCGCGCCGGCTCACCCGGACGGACGCCGAGGGGCGGCTGCTGCTGCTGGAGGAGCAGGACCGCTCCCTGTGGGACCTGGCCGCCATCGAGGAGGGCTGCCGGCTGGTGGCCGAGGCGCTGCGCGGCGGGTCGCCCGGCCGCTTCACCGTGCAGGCGGCCATCGCCGCCGAGTACGTGCGCGCCCCCACCTTCGCCGAGACGGACTGGGAGCGCATCCTCGCCTTCTACAACTACCTGCTGACCCTCTGGCCGTCGCCGGTGGTGGCCCTCAACCGGGCGGTGGCGCTGGCGATGCGCAGCGGCCCCGCCGCCGGACTCGGCGAGGTGGAACGGTTGGAGAGCACCGGCCAGCTGGCCGGCTACCGCTACCTCGCGGCCACCAAGGCCGACCTGCTGCGTCGGGTCGGCCGGCACGCCGAGGCCGTGTCCACGTACCAGAAGGCGGTGCAACTCGCCGACAACGACGCGGAACGGGCCTTCCTGGTGGCCCGGATGGCGGAGTCGGCCCGGCACTGA
- a CDS encoding YciI family protein: MAQFAVFIYAPAPADWESAPAEELEAHDRFAKQTEELGGQYVHAFALHPATTAKSVRRDAVVTDGPFVDSEQVVGGFGVLEARDMDHALEILKHSPATWRGGVEVRPLLG, translated from the coding sequence ATGGCTCAGTTCGCTGTCTTCATCTACGCACCCGCTCCGGCCGACTGGGAGTCGGCCCCGGCAGAGGAGCTGGAGGCGCACGACCGTTTCGCCAAGCAGACCGAGGAACTCGGCGGCCAGTACGTGCACGCCTTCGCGCTGCACCCGGCCACCACCGCCAAGTCCGTCCGGCGGGACGCCGTGGTGACCGACGGGCCGTTCGTCGACTCGGAGCAGGTCGTCGGTGGATTCGGCGTGCTCGAGGCGCGCGACATGGACCACGCCCTGGAGATCCTCAAGCACTCGCCCGCCACCTGGCGCGGCGGTGTGGAGGTACGCCCCCTGCTCGGCTGA
- a CDS encoding TIGR03560 family F420-dependent LLM class oxidoreductase: MRIGMEIVTYDWAGGPQRIADTLTAAARSADDAGFSLIGVPDHVWQSPPMGAVEQPFLECFTVLAAIAAQTSRVRLAPMVAGVHFRAPGMLLKQISTLDVLSRGRALLGVGVGWYPDEALGMGVPFPSVGERFAMLEEALRIRRQLGQGDDRPFVGEHYRLDRPLNVPAGFSGALPPVLIGGGGPRTLRLVAGYGDACNLYPGPDLADKLALLRRYCDEAGRDYDAIEKTCILPFDVSTPEATKALIGQLGDLADVGVQTAIGILAGPEPLRDVEVVGAEVIPAVGDR, encoded by the coding sequence GTGCGGATCGGTATGGAGATCGTCACCTACGACTGGGCGGGGGGCCCGCAGCGGATCGCCGACACCCTCACCGCCGCGGCCCGCAGCGCCGACGACGCCGGGTTCTCGCTGATCGGTGTGCCCGACCACGTCTGGCAGTCCCCGCCCATGGGCGCGGTCGAGCAGCCCTTCCTGGAGTGCTTCACCGTGCTGGCGGCGATCGCGGCGCAGACCAGCCGGGTGCGGCTGGCCCCGATGGTGGCCGGGGTGCACTTCCGGGCGCCGGGCATGCTGCTGAAGCAGATCAGCACCCTCGACGTGCTGTCCCGGGGCCGGGCGCTGCTCGGGGTGGGCGTCGGCTGGTACCCCGACGAGGCGCTGGGCATGGGGGTGCCGTTCCCGTCGGTGGGCGAGCGGTTCGCCATGCTCGAGGAGGCGCTGCGGATCCGGCGGCAGCTGGGGCAGGGTGACGACCGGCCGTTCGTCGGCGAGCACTACCGGTTGGACCGTCCGCTCAACGTCCCGGCCGGGTTCTCCGGCGCGCTCCCCCCGGTGCTCATCGGCGGCGGCGGCCCGCGCACGCTACGGCTGGTGGCCGGTTACGGTGACGCCTGCAACCTGTACCCGGGCCCGGACCTGGCGGACAAGCTCGCGCTGCTGCGCCGGTACTGCGACGAGGCCGGCCGCGACTACGACGCGATCGAGAAGACCTGCATCCTGCCGTTCGACGTGTCCACGCCGGAGGCCACGAAGGCGCTGATCGGGCAGCTCGGTGACCTCGCCGACGTGGGCGTCCAGACGGCCATCGGGATCCTGGCCGGTCCCGAGCCGCTGCGGGACGTCGAGGTGGTCGGCGCCGAGGTGATCCCCGCCGTCGGTGACCGGTGA
- a CDS encoding extracellular solute-binding protein yields MQQTHPPSPVDAREPGTDRLVIDALFSDYPFPGFLDPIRQRAAEFERAHPRYRVTVRGCGYEEIPAEVSRLALAGTPPTVATYYSGASRQARDTVTRAGTPLFTSIERAVDGRSHILGERVMLDDLTAPARGFFTYQGDLTSLPLSASTMLFYVNTTLLRAAGVWDVPRTWREVELACARVAALRPGVRGVTWPNDGKLVQQWLSQQGAPLLDRDNGRAGRATTVNLTSEPMLALADWWAGLQRRGYFSYSGVLEDWPGNAAEFVGQRVAMRVGSSFEADFMRAAGQREGFDVAVAELPHRDGVAPVGNWIGGDSVWLADGLDPEVRDGALAFLMYLGTPENAARWRAASGSTPVVRSAIDRLEADGWFAGNPHHRVAVDQIARTDGTPGSYSPIIPGSYGVQMAVMEAMDDVLRHGVEPADRLARAEPVAQRALAEYNAIVAAAGPRDPVWLRVGT; encoded by the coding sequence ATGCAGCAGACCCACCCGCCGTCGCCGGTCGACGCCCGGGAACCCGGCACCGACCGCCTCGTCATCGACGCGCTCTTCTCCGACTACCCGTTCCCGGGCTTCCTCGACCCGATCCGGCAGCGGGCGGCCGAGTTCGAGCGGGCCCATCCCCGGTACCGGGTGACGGTGCGTGGCTGCGGCTACGAGGAGATCCCGGCCGAGGTGTCCCGGCTGGCCCTGGCGGGCACCCCGCCGACCGTCGCGACCTACTACTCGGGGGCCAGCCGGCAGGCCCGGGACACCGTCACCCGCGCCGGTACGCCGCTGTTCACCTCGATCGAGCGGGCGGTGGACGGCCGCAGCCACATCCTCGGCGAGCGGGTGATGCTCGACGACCTGACCGCGCCGGCCCGGGGCTTCTTCACCTACCAGGGTGATCTCACCTCACTGCCGCTGAGCGCGTCCACGATGCTGTTCTACGTCAACACCACGCTGCTGCGGGCGGCCGGGGTGTGGGACGTGCCGCGGACCTGGCGGGAGGTGGAGCTGGCCTGCGCCCGGGTCGCCGCGCTGCGGCCCGGCGTGCGCGGTGTCACCTGGCCCAACGACGGCAAGCTGGTCCAGCAGTGGCTGAGCCAGCAGGGCGCGCCGCTGCTGGACCGGGACAACGGCCGCGCCGGCCGGGCCACCACCGTCAACCTGACCAGTGAGCCGATGCTGGCCCTGGCGGACTGGTGGGCCGGGTTGCAGCGGCGCGGCTACTTCAGCTACTCGGGGGTCCTGGAGGACTGGCCGGGCAACGCGGCCGAGTTCGTCGGGCAGCGGGTCGCGATGCGGGTCGGCTCGTCCTTCGAGGCCGACTTCATGCGGGCGGCCGGGCAGCGGGAGGGGTTCGACGTGGCGGTGGCCGAGCTGCCGCACCGGGACGGGGTCGCCCCGGTCGGCAACTGGATCGGCGGGGACTCGGTCTGGCTCGCCGACGGCCTGGACCCGGAGGTCCGCGACGGCGCGCTGGCTTTCCTGATGTACCTGGGCACGCCGGAGAACGCCGCCCGGTGGCGGGCGGCGAGCGGGTCCACTCCGGTGGTCCGCAGCGCCATCGACCGGCTGGAGGCCGACGGTTGGTTCGCCGGGAACCCGCACCACCGGGTCGCCGTCGACCAGATCGCCCGGACCGACGGGACGCCCGGCTCGTACTCGCCGATCATCCCCGGCTCGTACGGGGTGCAGATGGCCGTGATGGAGGCGATGGACGACGTGCTGCGGCACGGGGTCGAGCCGGCGGACCGGCTCGCCCGTGCCGAGCCGGTGGCGCAGCGGGCCCTGGCGGAGTACAACGCGATCGTCGCCGCTGCGGGGCCCCGGGACCCGGTCTGGCTACGGGTGGGCACCTGA
- a CDS encoding acyltransferase has product MRFIAAMLVFGIHVTVLNPFASSDAQRGFEWFFLHGGWIGVGFFFVLSGFVLTWSARPTDTTRAFWRRRFFKIYPNHLVTFVAALLLLVFATGATVDPQHALYNLLLIQSWFPELEIRGSFNGPSWSLSCEALFYLSFPWLLRLIDRIRPERLWAWAIGVAAAVVAIAAVAQARPDGPLLPVVFLDDTEFWLVYQFPATRMLDFVFGILLARIVMTGRRVPVGLGGATALAVGGYVLTTLTPPAFGVVAVMIVPLGLVIAAAARADVAGRPSWLSSRVMVWLGEVSFAFYMWHSLVVNYGHQWLGYPRSSTPVALAEIALLFAVTLLLAWLQFSRIEQPVMRRFARHRPAPAGAVPAPRDRGPAA; this is encoded by the coding sequence ATGCGGTTCATCGCCGCCATGCTGGTGTTCGGCATCCACGTCACCGTGCTGAACCCGTTCGCCTCGTCGGACGCGCAACGCGGCTTCGAGTGGTTCTTCCTGCACGGCGGCTGGATCGGGGTCGGCTTCTTCTTCGTCCTCAGCGGTTTCGTGCTGACCTGGTCGGCGCGCCCCACGGACACCACCCGCGCGTTCTGGCGGCGGCGCTTCTTCAAGATCTACCCCAACCACCTGGTCACCTTCGTCGCGGCGCTGCTGCTGCTCGTCTTCGCCACCGGGGCCACCGTCGACCCGCAGCACGCGCTGTACAACCTCCTGCTGATCCAGTCCTGGTTCCCGGAGCTGGAGATCAGGGGCAGCTTCAACGGCCCGTCCTGGTCGCTGTCCTGCGAGGCGCTGTTCTACCTGTCGTTCCCGTGGCTGCTCCGGCTGATCGACCGGATCCGGCCGGAACGGCTGTGGGCGTGGGCGATCGGCGTGGCGGCGGCCGTCGTGGCGATCGCCGCCGTGGCGCAGGCCCGCCCGGACGGGCCGCTGCTGCCGGTGGTGTTCCTCGACGACACCGAGTTCTGGCTCGTCTACCAGTTCCCCGCCACCCGGATGCTGGACTTCGTCTTCGGCATCCTGCTGGCCCGGATCGTGATGACCGGACGCCGGGTACCGGTCGGCCTCGGCGGCGCGACGGCGCTGGCCGTCGGCGGGTACGTCCTCACCACGCTGACCCCGCCGGCGTTCGGCGTGGTGGCGGTCATGATCGTCCCGCTCGGACTGGTCATCGCGGCGGCCGCCCGGGCGGACGTCGCCGGCCGGCCGAGCTGGCTGTCCAGCCGGGTCATGGTCTGGCTCGGCGAGGTGTCGTTCGCCTTCTACATGTGGCACAGCCTGGTGGTGAACTACGGCCACCAGTGGCTCGGGTACCCGCGGTCGAGCACCCCGGTCGCGCTGGCCGAGATCGCGCTGCTCTTCGCGGTCACCCTGCTGCTGGCGTGGTTGCAGTTCAGCCGGATCGAACAGCCGGTCATGCGCCGCTTCGCCCGGCACCGGCCCGCCCCGGCCGGCGCGGTGCCGGCCCCCCGGGACCGCGGCCCGGCCGCCTGA
- a CDS encoding YciI family protein, whose translation MAQYAIMIFESKTPGGWADLPPEVMAAHEQFPGKIEELGGKIVNGFALEPAGTARGVRGEVVTDGPFLESKEVLGGFFVIEARDIEHATAIAKLTPIASGGVEVRPLLSA comes from the coding sequence ATGGCTCAGTACGCGATCATGATCTTTGAGTCGAAGACCCCGGGTGGTTGGGCCGATCTCCCGCCGGAGGTGATGGCGGCGCACGAGCAGTTCCCGGGCAAGATCGAGGAGCTCGGCGGCAAGATCGTCAACGGGTTCGCCCTGGAGCCGGCCGGCACCGCCCGGGGGGTCCGTGGCGAGGTGGTCACCGACGGGCCGTTCCTGGAGTCCAAGGAGGTCCTCGGCGGCTTCTTCGTGATCGAGGCCCGGGACATCGAGCACGCCACCGCCATCGCGAAGCTGACGCCGATCGCCAGTGGTGGTGTCGAGGTTCGGCCGCTGCTCTCGGCGTGA
- a CDS encoding acyl-CoA dehydrogenase family protein → MAVATNATPRRRPVPDPTVPTGAEILARAERIAPDLVARQAETEDRTYYAPDTHQAFREAGFYRILVPRRYGGYELGVDTFIRVVQTLTAACPSTGWMYCLGSAHALAVGSLFPERAQAELFADPDFICPATVNPSGTAERVDGGWRVSGTWNYCSGSPYATHFMGHALVHPDDGGEPAPMLFVAPASQWRRLDDWGGQLGLRGSGSHSITIDGAVVPEHLTLPHHLSQVDVTAGTPGRDLHGPEYGGGQMSFMVLEDAVLALGMAQGALAAYEELMAQRTTIFPPIQPRRADPDFQLWYGTAAGLIATAEAAVHNVISQWQELTEAGPAAITPERELRLAAVCHEATQLCWRAVQGHLYPTAGSSAVRRGARMERIWRDMSMQHTHAGIAVYLGAIAKRELARARFDVS, encoded by the coding sequence ATGGCAGTCGCGACGAACGCCACCCCGCGCCGGCGTCCCGTTCCGGATCCGACCGTCCCCACCGGGGCGGAGATCCTGGCCCGGGCCGAGCGGATCGCGCCGGACCTGGTGGCCCGACAGGCCGAGACCGAGGACCGCACCTACTACGCGCCGGACACCCACCAGGCGTTCCGTGAGGCCGGCTTCTACCGGATCCTGGTCCCCCGCCGCTACGGCGGCTACGAGCTGGGTGTCGACACCTTCATCCGGGTGGTGCAGACGCTCACCGCAGCCTGCCCGTCGACGGGCTGGATGTACTGTCTCGGCTCGGCGCACGCCCTGGCGGTGGGCTCGCTGTTCCCGGAACGCGCCCAGGCCGAGCTGTTCGCCGACCCGGACTTCATCTGTCCGGCGACGGTCAACCCGAGCGGCACCGCCGAGCGGGTCGACGGCGGCTGGCGGGTCAGCGGCACCTGGAACTACTGCTCCGGGTCGCCGTACGCGACGCACTTCATGGGGCACGCGCTGGTGCACCCGGACGACGGCGGGGAGCCCGCCCCGATGCTGTTCGTCGCGCCGGCCAGCCAGTGGCGGCGGCTCGACGACTGGGGTGGGCAGCTCGGGCTGCGCGGCAGCGGGTCGCACAGCATCACCATCGACGGGGCGGTGGTCCCGGAGCACCTGACCCTGCCGCACCACCTCAGCCAGGTCGACGTCACCGCCGGCACCCCGGGGCGGGACCTGCACGGGCCCGAGTACGGCGGCGGTCAGATGAGCTTCATGGTGCTGGAGGACGCGGTGCTCGCCCTCGGCATGGCCCAGGGCGCGCTGGCCGCGTACGAGGAACTGATGGCCCAGCGCACCACCATCTTCCCGCCGATCCAGCCGCGCCGCGCGGACCCGGACTTCCAGCTCTGGTACGGCACCGCGGCGGGCCTGATCGCCACCGCCGAGGCGGCCGTGCACAACGTGATCAGCCAGTGGCAGGAGCTGACCGAGGCCGGTCCGGCGGCGATCACCCCCGAGCGGGAGCTGCGCCTGGCGGCGGTGTGCCACGAGGCGACCCAGCTGTGCTGGCGGGCGGTGCAGGGGCACCTGTACCCCACCGCCGGGTCCAGCGCGGTCCGGCGGGGCGCGCGGATGGAGCGGATCTGGCGGGACATGTCGATGCAGCACACGCACGCCGGCATCGCCGTCTACCTGGGGGCGATCGCCAAGCGGGAGCTGGCCCGCGCCCGGTTCGACGTGTCCTGA
- a CDS encoding SAM-dependent methyltransferase translates to MDQHGHDAAVIGRHYDERTPIEDAFRNGQTHMWYWYDEQDDTPLPEAVHRMSRKVCETLGLRPGERLLDAGCGPGQTAVYLAQTYGVRVTGVTLSRVEMAAAAARAAANGLADQVRFQLADYMALPFADGSFDAVLALESLQNAPDAAGALRELFRVLRPGGRLSFSDFSLRANDEPERIRKFMTTLKLTELPTLEQWLALTEAAGFEIEEYTQCGPRVFGRKAKYISAASERRAELVAQFGDQALASFSQHGLGFFAPRKSQVGYVVVAARRPHR, encoded by the coding sequence ATGGACCAGCACGGGCACGACGCCGCCGTCATCGGCCGGCACTACGACGAGCGTACGCCGATCGAGGACGCGTTCCGCAACGGGCAGACGCACATGTGGTACTGGTACGACGAGCAGGACGACACCCCGCTGCCCGAGGCCGTGCACCGGATGAGCCGCAAAGTCTGCGAGACGCTGGGGCTGCGCCCCGGTGAGCGGCTCCTCGACGCCGGCTGCGGCCCCGGCCAGACCGCCGTCTACCTGGCCCAGACGTACGGGGTGCGGGTGACCGGCGTGACGCTGAGCCGGGTGGAGATGGCCGCGGCGGCGGCCCGTGCCGCGGCGAACGGGCTGGCCGACCAGGTGCGGTTCCAGCTGGCCGACTACATGGCGCTGCCGTTCGCCGACGGCAGCTTCGACGCGGTGCTGGCCCTGGAGTCGTTGCAGAACGCGCCGGACGCCGCCGGCGCGTTGCGGGAGCTGTTCCGGGTGCTGCGGCCGGGCGGCCGGCTGTCCTTCTCGGACTTCAGCCTGCGGGCCAACGACGAGCCGGAGCGGATCAGGAAGTTCATGACGACGCTGAAGCTGACCGAGTTGCCGACCCTGGAGCAGTGGTTGGCGCTGACCGAGGCGGCCGGCTTCGAGATCGAGGAGTACACCCAGTGCGGGCCGCGGGTGTTCGGCCGCAAGGCGAAGTACATCAGCGCGGCCAGCGAGCGCCGCGCCGAGCTGGTGGCCCAGTTCGGTGACCAGGCGCTGGCGTCGTTCTCGCAGCACGGTCTGGGGTTCTTCGCCCCCCGCAAGAGCCAGGTCGGGTACGTGGTGGTGGCGGCGCGCCGACCCCACCGCTGA
- a CDS encoding FAD-dependent oxidoreductase, which produces MTDTVQRTVAPGLSTPPAVTPDDPRYESLLRGTNHRFVPRPDEVRVATTTEQVVAVVADAVATGRRIAVRSGGHGFEDFTASADVRVLLDLSEMTEVRFDAERRAFSVQPGATLGHVYRVLFKGWGVTLPGGECAEVGVGGHFAGGGYGPLSRRDGSIVDYLHAVEVVVVDADGGVRVVVATDDPADPHHDLWWAHTGGGGGNFGIVTRYWLRAPGESSADPADLLPKAPARWRTAMLLWSWEGLSEADFTAIMRNVGTWFERNSAPDSPARNLTGFFVSSHRSGWGVSVGASIDADVPDAEEQVERYLAAMTAGVAAEPVHREQKVRPWLYGASYPGWGDPGTIDSRRIKIKAAYLRRGYRDGQLATIYRHLSGGDAFPIEFILIGYGGRVNAIDPAATATAQRDSILKAAFLSVWPDQAQDDTVIARLREMYRDVYAETGGVPVPDEVSDGSYINYPDADLADPAWNTSGVPWHDLYYRGNYPRLQQVKRRYDPNEVFRHALSVRPAADPSGN; this is translated from the coding sequence GTGACCGATACGGTCCAGCGCACTGTCGCCCCCGGTCTGTCGACACCCCCCGCCGTCACCCCCGACGACCCCCGGTACGAGAGCCTGCTGCGGGGCACGAACCACCGCTTCGTGCCCCGCCCCGACGAGGTCCGGGTGGCCACCACCACCGAGCAGGTGGTGGCCGTGGTCGCCGACGCGGTCGCCACCGGCCGGCGGATCGCGGTGCGCAGCGGCGGGCACGGATTCGAGGACTTCACCGCCTCGGCCGACGTCCGGGTGCTGCTGGACCTGTCGGAGATGACCGAGGTGCGATTCGACGCCGAGCGGCGGGCGTTCAGCGTGCAGCCCGGCGCGACCCTCGGGCACGTGTACCGGGTGCTGTTCAAGGGCTGGGGGGTGACCCTGCCCGGCGGCGAGTGCGCCGAGGTCGGCGTCGGCGGCCACTTCGCCGGCGGCGGGTACGGCCCGCTGTCGCGCCGGGACGGCTCGATCGTCGACTACCTGCACGCCGTCGAGGTCGTGGTGGTCGACGCGGACGGCGGGGTCCGGGTGGTGGTGGCGACCGACGATCCGGCGGACCCGCACCACGACCTGTGGTGGGCGCACACCGGCGGCGGTGGCGGCAACTTCGGCATCGTCACCCGGTACTGGCTGCGCGCCCCGGGGGAGTCCTCGGCCGACCCCGCCGACCTGCTGCCCAAGGCCCCGGCGCGGTGGCGGACCGCGATGCTGCTCTGGTCGTGGGAGGGGCTCTCCGAGGCCGACTTCACCGCGATCATGCGCAACGTCGGCACCTGGTTCGAGCGCAACAGCGCCCCGGACTCGCCGGCCCGCAATCTGACCGGCTTCTTCGTCTCCAGCCACCGGTCCGGCTGGGGGGTCTCGGTCGGCGCGTCCATCGACGCCGACGTGCCCGACGCCGAGGAGCAGGTCGAGCGGTACCTGGCGGCGATGACCGCGGGCGTGGCGGCCGAGCCGGTGCACCGCGAGCAGAAGGTGCGGCCCTGGCTGTACGGGGCGTCGTACCCCGGCTGGGGTGACCCCGGCACCATCGACTCCCGCCGCATCAAGATCAAGGCGGCGTACCTGCGGCGCGGCTACCGTGACGGTCAGCTCGCCACCATCTACCGGCACCTGTCCGGCGGCGACGCCTTCCCGATCGAGTTCATCCTCATCGGGTACGGCGGCCGGGTCAACGCGATCGACCCGGCGGCCACCGCCACCGCCCAGCGCGACTCGATCCTCAAGGCGGCGTTCCTGTCGGTCTGGCCCGACCAGGCCCAGGACGACACGGTCATCGCCCGGCTGCGGGAGATGTACCGGGACGTGTACGCCGAGACCGGCGGCGTGCCGGTGCCGGACGAGGTCAGCGACGGCTCGTACATCAACTACCCGGACGCGGACCTGGCGGACCCGGCCTGGAACACCTCCGGCGTGCCCTGGCACGACCTCTACTACCGCGGCAACTACCCCCGCTTGCAGCAGGTCAAGCGCCGGTACGACCCGAACGAGGTGTTCCGGCACGCGCTGTCGGTCCGGCCGGCGGCGGACCCGTCCGGAAATTGA